The nucleotide window GCTGCCCACGCGCGCACGCGTGAAGGGCACGTGGAATTCCAGGCCCGGGCGGCCGGAGAAATCGATCACCACGCGCGACAGGCATTCATCCAGAGGAACGTAGCTGTGGCCATAGCGGGTGATGCCCTTCTTGTCGCCGATGGCGCGGGCCACCGCCTGGCCGAGCGTGATGCCCACGTCTTCCACCGTATGGTGGTCGTCGATATGCGTGTCGCCGGTGGCTTCGACCTCCAGGTCGAACATGCCATGCCGGGCGATCTGGTCCAGCATGTGGTCGAGGAACGGCACGCCGGACGCCAGTTTCTGGCGGCCGCTGCCGTCGAGATTCAGGGAAACGCGAATTTGCGTTTCCGAAGTATTGCGGGTGACCTCTGCAACACGCATGGTGTTAATCCTGCAGCGACGCTGCGAATGCCTCAAGGAACTGCGCGTTTTCTTCGGGCGTGCTGACCGTGACGCGCAGACAATTGGCCAGCAACGGGTGCATTTTACTCACGTTCTTGATCAATACCTTCCGCGCCAGCAGGCGCTCGAAGGTCTGTGCGGCATCCGGCACGCGCACCAGCAGGAAATTGGCGGCGCTGGGGAACACGGTAACCCCGGCCTGGGCGGCCATGCCGTCGGCCACGCGGGTGCGTTCGGCACGCAGCTGCGCGGCCTGTTCGTCGAGCACCGACACATGCTCGAGCGCGAACAGCGCGGCGGCCTCGGTCAGCACGTTGACGTTGTAGGGCGGCCGCACCTTGTCCAGCTGCGCCAGCCATTCGG belongs to Cupriavidus taiwanensis and includes:
- the hisB gene encoding imidazoleglycerol-phosphate dehydratase HisB; amino-acid sequence: MRVAEVTRNTSETQIRVSLNLDGSGRQKLASGVPFLDHMLDQIARHGMFDLEVEATGDTHIDDHHTVEDVGITLGQAVARAIGDKKGITRYGHSYVPLDECLSRVVIDFSGRPGLEFHVPFTRARVGSFDVDLTIEFFRGFVNHAGVTLHIDNLRGINAHHQCETVFKAFGRALRMAVELDPRAANTIPSTKGTL